A window from Opitutia bacterium ISCC 52 encodes these proteins:
- a CDS encoding pyridoxamine 5'-phosphate oxidase family protein — protein MNKNFTQLAFTPTVKKIQENLGSRKNYEQMEQSGDRYILNAQEKPFIESRVDYFMSTVGENGWPYMQHRGGPKGFLKVLSYDTLGFADFKGNRQYISTGNISDNGKAMLFLIDYPTKQRVKIWVEATYLPNEEAGDYLDQLVPEGMENQVVSIFLLKIQAYDWNCPKYITQRFTADEFVNYVLPQNPELLNTLRDPSEEMPS, from the coding sequence ATGAACAAGAACTTCACTCAACTTGCTTTCACGCCGACAGTTAAGAAGATCCAAGAGAATTTGGGATCACGTAAGAACTACGAGCAAATGGAGCAATCCGGCGATCGTTACATCCTGAACGCGCAAGAGAAGCCGTTCATCGAATCCCGGGTCGATTATTTTATGTCGACGGTCGGAGAGAATGGTTGGCCCTATATGCAACACCGGGGTGGTCCCAAAGGGTTTCTTAAAGTGCTTTCTTATGACACTCTGGGCTTTGCAGATTTTAAAGGAAATCGGCAATACATCAGCACGGGAAATATATCCGACAACGGAAAGGCCATGCTCTTCCTGATTGATTACCCGACCAAACAACGCGTCAAGATCTGGGTGGAAGCGACTTATCTTCCAAATGAAGAGGCAGGGGACTACCTGGATCAGTTAGTGCCTGAAGGTATGGAAAATCAGGTGGTCAGTATCTTCCTTTTGAAAATACAGGCCTACGATTGGAATTGTCCCAAATATATCACTCAGCGATTTACCGCGGACGAATTTGTGAACTACGTGCTGCCGCAGAATCCAGAGTTGCTTAATACCTTACGGGATCCATCCGAGGAGATGCCGTCATGA
- a CDS encoding AMP-binding protein gives MSESPEQHRLDQINQLVEAIAASNQFYRKKLEEADALDGFRSLEHFSSKMPFTLKSELSEDQAANPPFGSFLTYPSAQYTRYHQTSGTSGKPLIWLDDPESWQWVLESWKYTWRAAEAKAGDSALFAFSFGPFIGFWAAFDSATQLGIRSIPAGGMSSVDRLRFILTQKPTYLCCTPTYALRLVDVAEEQGYDLAEAGVKCIIVGGEPGGSIPEIRARIESGWKTAQLLDHHGMTEVGPVSHGELGEPGIVHLVHDHFYCEVLDPETDEPVKEGETGELILTTLGRYACPLIRYRTRDLVKPIAVPDRPKEQFAMEGGILGRSDDMLVVRGVNLYPSAVDSVLRSVSGIREYQVDIDKRTPLAQIGVRLEIEGNQEAVLKELNKQIRTAFHMRFDLTVVPTGSLPTFEMKAKRWNIQT, from the coding sequence GTGAGCGAGTCTCCTGAACAACATCGCCTGGATCAGATTAACCAGTTGGTGGAGGCGATAGCCGCTTCCAATCAGTTTTATCGAAAGAAGCTAGAAGAAGCCGACGCCTTGGACGGCTTTCGCTCGCTCGAGCACTTTAGCTCGAAGATGCCCTTTACGTTGAAGTCGGAGCTTTCTGAAGATCAGGCTGCTAACCCGCCTTTCGGATCATTCCTCACGTACCCTTCTGCTCAATACACGCGCTATCACCAGACAAGCGGCACCAGTGGGAAGCCCTTGATCTGGTTGGACGATCCCGAAAGCTGGCAGTGGGTTTTGGAAAGTTGGAAATATACCTGGCGCGCGGCAGAAGCCAAGGCAGGGGATTCCGCTCTGTTTGCGTTTTCTTTCGGACCCTTTATTGGATTCTGGGCGGCTTTTGATTCAGCGACCCAACTGGGTATTCGTTCAATTCCGGCTGGTGGCATGAGCAGTGTCGATCGCCTTCGGTTTATTTTAACACAGAAACCGACCTACCTGTGTTGCACGCCGACCTATGCGCTCCGGCTGGTAGACGTAGCAGAAGAACAGGGCTATGATTTAGCCGAAGCGGGTGTGAAATGCATTATCGTTGGTGGAGAACCGGGTGGAAGTATTCCTGAGATTCGTGCACGTATTGAAAGTGGCTGGAAGACAGCCCAATTACTCGATCACCATGGTATGACCGAAGTGGGCCCTGTTTCGCATGGCGAATTGGGTGAACCAGGTATTGTTCATCTGGTCCACGATCATTTTTATTGTGAAGTGCTGGATCCAGAAACGGACGAACCTGTGAAAGAAGGGGAAACAGGAGAGTTGATTTTGACGACACTTGGTCGTTATGCCTGCCCATTGATTCGTTACCGAACCAGGGACTTGGTCAAACCGATTGCCGTTCCAGATCGACCCAAGGAGCAATTTGCCATGGAAGGAGGCATTCTCGGCCGATCAGACGACATGCTAGTCGTTCGGGGAGTTAATTTATATCCCAGCGCGGTCGACTCTGTGCTCCGATCCGTTTCGGGAATCAGAGAATACCAGGTCGACATCGATAAGAGAACCCCCTTGGCACAAATTGGTGTCCGTTTGGAAATCGAAGGCAATCAGGAAGCGGTCTTGAAGGAGCTCAACAAGCAGATTCGCACGGCCTTTCACATGCGATTTGATCTTACGGTTGTTCCAACGGGGTCGTTGCCGACTTTTGAGATGAAGGCCAAGCGGTGGAATATCCAAACATAA
- a CDS encoding ABC transporter ATP-binding protein, producing the protein MINVSGVSKVYDSPAGQVSVLNNLDLQVAAGEAVSIVGPSGSGKTTLLNILGALDSPSAGKVEIGGQDISKMDEASTAQFRNRSIGFIFQLHYLLPQCSVLDNVLVPRLAGGWEESVLDTRARAENLLEEVGLKDRLTHKPSELSGGEQLRVAIARSLINEPKIILADEPTGSLDPATGERVADLLIESNQGKGVALVVVTHNPGLAAKMQKTYHLDGGRLVF; encoded by the coding sequence ATGATCAACGTTAGTGGAGTTTCCAAAGTCTATGATAGTCCTGCAGGTCAGGTATCAGTTTTAAATAATCTGGATTTGCAGGTAGCTGCAGGTGAGGCGGTGTCGATTGTGGGTCCATCCGGAAGTGGAAAGACGACCTTACTCAACATACTGGGTGCCTTGGATTCGCCAAGCGCAGGGAAGGTTGAAATTGGAGGCCAGGACATTTCCAAGATGGATGAGGCTTCGACGGCACAATTCAGGAACCGATCGATCGGATTCATTTTTCAGCTTCACTACCTGCTGCCGCAGTGTTCGGTTCTGGATAATGTGTTGGTTCCGCGGTTGGCTGGCGGTTGGGAAGAGTCCGTGCTAGATACTCGGGCACGGGCTGAGAATTTATTGGAAGAGGTTGGGCTGAAGGACCGCCTCACACACAAGCCATCTGAGTTATCGGGCGGAGAGCAACTCCGGGTAGCCATTGCACGGTCACTGATCAATGAGCCCAAGATCATTTTGGCGGACGAACCCACCGGGTCTCTGGATCCGGCAACGGGTGAGAGGGTTGCAGATTTGTTGATCGAATCGAATCAAGGCAAAGGAGTCGCATTGGTGGTGGTGACTCACAACCCAGGTTTGGCTGCTAAGATGCAAAAGACCTACCATCTGGATGGAGGGAGATTGGTCTTCTGA
- a CDS encoding ABC transporter permease codes for MSTRGYIFQSLWHFRYTYLGVFLGAVLGAMVLLGALFSGSSVKESLRQIGENRIGQTTHLITGGDRFFREALAADLISDSESSLMATPVLFAKGVASKGQESANQVQLVGVTSDFWKFAPAPTELNLEGSNVAINVLLAERLGIGKGDTLIVRFQKPGVVAGNAPVAGADQSLESVRCTVETVLDDGSFGRFSLETTQVPQPSVFLPIEVLQQAFEFEDRANLLLLRTEDSVETIQTALSRKVDLLDYQLNLEWLSEAQAWEVKSDRVFIDSDIGESLLKELENSEPVTSYLVNGIRIGERSTPYSIGAAVDTSSVPFLPNDLADDELVINQWTADDLGAESGDTVELTYFQSDLSGLLVEQSSTYSLRAIIPMEGLAADKAWMPDFPGISEAEVPSDWDAGLPMDMDRIRDKDEDYWEAHRGTPKVFMSSEAGLNIWSTQWGNYTALRIPTNEEANLVPQILAALRPEMNQLIVQDFRSQAQASASSAVDFGGLFIGMSFFLILAALGLVAMLFQFCLLQRNRESALLGSLGIRSKQIMRWRLAEAFVLLLVASIVGLPLAAWYTQRILAFLETIWAGQTSASTFVFHADSTTVSVGIVSYLIISLAALWYSLRRQAKRSLSIRLKSSGEDSVDTSLRPWKTQLLVVGGIIVGLLAVFTSGSLMPAQGAFYLAGFALLLAGLGLSRLSLLKLLRSEKTSEMTAGHLGKLNIASKLSRSLTVVGLIASAVFMVLSVASFRKHVGDDWLERTSGTGGFALLLQTTTPQNLPRDGSDAGFEIFDRMKQDIGSVVPMRIGAGDNVNCFNLNTSSQPQLVGVDVEQFENLSAFSPRKLDESLSGNGWAGLKSLTASSAVPAIVDETTMMWALKKKVGDSFTYQNEKGQDFEVQIVGTIKDSIFQGQLLVDEAHLLREFPSNAGYSIFLVDAQAGADIMSLRNSIENAGTDEGAKVGLTKDILQSFHEIENTYIAIFNVLGSLGVLVGSLGLTIVVARSIQERLGEFSVMSAIGISRHILGRMVFSEYSRLVYWGLLVGLVASIISIWPNLQNLPALPTAILVLGLLAGIVVLNLVCGILAFKRTFPNQAVGLNRVER; via the coding sequence ATGAGCACACGCGGATACATCTTTCAAAGCCTTTGGCATTTTCGTTATACCTACTTGGGCGTATTTCTTGGAGCTGTTTTGGGTGCCATGGTTCTCCTGGGCGCTCTGTTCTCTGGGAGTTCCGTTAAAGAATCCTTGCGGCAAATCGGTGAAAATCGCATCGGCCAAACGACGCACCTCATTACCGGTGGAGATCGGTTTTTCCGAGAAGCCCTGGCAGCTGATCTGATCAGTGACTCTGAATCAAGCTTGATGGCAACTCCGGTATTGTTTGCCAAAGGTGTGGCGAGCAAAGGTCAAGAATCGGCAAATCAAGTTCAATTGGTCGGGGTGACCTCTGACTTCTGGAAGTTTGCGCCGGCACCAACGGAGCTGAATCTCGAGGGCTCGAATGTCGCTATCAATGTGTTACTCGCTGAACGACTGGGTATAGGAAAAGGGGATACGCTCATTGTTCGCTTTCAAAAACCGGGCGTTGTTGCTGGAAATGCTCCGGTTGCTGGAGCGGATCAATCACTGGAAAGCGTTCGCTGCACGGTTGAAACGGTGTTAGATGATGGTTCGTTTGGACGCTTTAGTTTGGAAACTACCCAGGTTCCTCAGCCGTCGGTGTTTTTGCCCATCGAAGTATTGCAACAGGCATTTGAATTTGAGGATCGAGCTAACTTACTGCTTCTTCGAACGGAAGATTCTGTTGAGACGATTCAGACGGCTCTCTCACGGAAAGTAGACTTATTGGATTACCAACTAAATCTGGAATGGTTGTCCGAAGCTCAAGCGTGGGAGGTAAAATCTGACCGCGTGTTTATCGATAGTGATATCGGTGAGTCCTTATTGAAAGAACTGGAAAACTCTGAGCCCGTTACCTCTTACCTGGTGAATGGTATTCGTATTGGTGAACGCTCTACGCCTTACTCAATAGGCGCTGCAGTGGATACAAGCTCTGTTCCCTTTCTCCCGAATGATCTGGCTGATGATGAACTGGTCATCAACCAGTGGACGGCTGATGACCTGGGAGCTGAATCAGGAGATACCGTTGAACTGACCTATTTCCAATCTGACCTATCAGGATTGTTGGTCGAACAATCCTCGACCTACTCACTCCGAGCCATCATCCCGATGGAAGGACTGGCTGCTGACAAAGCATGGATGCCAGATTTTCCAGGAATCAGTGAAGCGGAAGTTCCCAGTGATTGGGATGCAGGTCTACCCATGGATATGGATCGGATCCGTGATAAAGATGAGGATTATTGGGAGGCTCATCGGGGAACACCCAAGGTGTTTATGTCCAGTGAGGCCGGTCTCAATATCTGGTCCACTCAGTGGGGAAATTACACGGCATTGAGGATTCCAACGAATGAAGAAGCCAATCTGGTTCCGCAGATTCTGGCTGCGCTTCGACCTGAAATGAATCAATTGATTGTTCAAGACTTTCGTTCACAAGCTCAGGCTTCTGCGTCTTCGGCCGTTGATTTTGGGGGCCTCTTTATTGGGATGAGTTTCTTTCTTATTCTGGCGGCTCTCGGACTCGTCGCTATGCTTTTCCAGTTTTGTCTTCTCCAGCGAAATCGAGAATCTGCGCTGCTGGGGTCTCTCGGTATTCGGTCCAAGCAGATCATGCGTTGGCGCCTGGCCGAAGCCTTTGTATTATTGCTGGTCGCGAGCATTGTGGGATTGCCGCTAGCGGCTTGGTATACGCAACGCATATTAGCTTTTCTGGAAACGATTTGGGCCGGACAGACATCGGCTTCAACCTTTGTGTTTCACGCCGATTCCACCACCGTCTCCGTGGGTATCGTTAGTTATCTGATCATCTCATTGGCTGCCTTGTGGTATTCTCTACGCCGACAAGCCAAACGCTCGCTTTCTATCCGATTAAAATCGAGTGGAGAGGACTCAGTCGATACGTCTTTAAGGCCCTGGAAAACACAGCTTTTAGTGGTTGGAGGCATCATCGTTGGATTGTTAGCCGTCTTTACTTCCGGGTCTCTAATGCCAGCACAGGGTGCATTTTATTTGGCTGGATTTGCTTTATTGCTAGCTGGATTGGGGCTTAGCCGACTTTCGTTGTTAAAATTGCTCAGGTCGGAAAAAACCAGTGAGATGACCGCTGGTCATTTGGGTAAATTGAACATCGCCTCCAAGTTGTCTCGCAGTCTGACCGTGGTCGGTTTGATTGCGTCTGCGGTCTTCATGGTGCTGTCGGTTGCTTCGTTTCGCAAACATGTAGGAGATGATTGGTTGGAACGGACCAGCGGAACTGGAGGATTTGCGCTACTCCTGCAAACGACAACACCGCAGAACCTGCCGCGCGATGGATCGGATGCTGGGTTTGAAATATTTGATCGGATGAAACAGGATATTGGGTCCGTAGTTCCTATGCGCATCGGGGCGGGTGATAATGTTAACTGTTTTAATCTGAACACCTCCTCCCAACCGCAGTTGGTTGGAGTGGACGTAGAGCAATTCGAAAACCTGAGTGCCTTTAGTCCAAGGAAGTTGGATGAGTCCCTTTCCGGAAATGGCTGGGCTGGGCTAAAGAGTTTAACAGCCTCTTCTGCCGTTCCGGCTATCGTAGATGAAACAACCATGATGTGGGCCTTGAAAAAGAAGGTGGGCGATTCCTTTACCTATCAGAATGAAAAGGGCCAGGACTTCGAAGTGCAGATAGTAGGCACGATTAAAGATTCGATTTTCCAGGGACAACTTCTCGTAGATGAAGCACACCTTTTGCGGGAGTTCCCATCCAATGCCGGGTATTCTATATTTTTAGTAGATGCTCAAGCTGGAGCGGATATTATGAGTTTGAGAAACAGTATCGAAAATGCGGGTACTGATGAAGGAGCTAAAGTGGGCCTCACAAAAGATATACTACAGTCCTTCCACGAAATCGAAAATACCTACATCGCTATTTTTAATGTGCTCGGAAGCCTGGGCGTTCTCGTTGGAAGCCTGGGGCTGACCATTGTAGTCGCTCGTAGTATTCAGGAGAGATTGGGAGAATTTTCAGTCATGTCTGCCATTGGTATATCCAGGCATATTCTGGGGCGTATGGTATTCTCAGAATACAGCCGCCTCGTTTACTGGGGACTTTTGGTTGGTTTGGTTGCATCCATCATTTCCATCTGGCCGAACCTGCAGAATCTGCCGGCCCTGCCTACGGCTATTCTGGTCTTGGGATTATTGGCTGGAATCGTGGTCTTGAATTTGGTGTGTGGGATTCTCGCATTCAAGCGTACCTTTCCGAATCAAGCAGTTGGTCTAAACCGCGTTGAGCGGTAG
- a CDS encoding PQQ-like beta-propeller repeat protein, which yields MNRIIHFASFVVTLTSTLADDWSSWLGPTADSVFHETGTVTEIPAGGLKAIWEAPVHMGYSGPSVADGKVFFMDYIRTEGELTNRASWNDELQCEERVVALDAKTGKELWSFAYDRPYHMSYPGGPRATPIYADGKVYALGAEGNLNVLDADTGALIWIKDFFKDYGAETPRWGHAAHPLIYQDRVICIVGGIGSTAVAFNKDSGEQIWRKLSADSQGYCPPSIVNYAGVDQLIIWHPEGLYSLNPITGQSYWSQDLRPKLGLTVGAPRVNQGRMFASGQGGPAALLKLSEDKPDAELVWLGNPKTAMYTLNNTPVFADDAIYGVDLESSSLIAVDPEDGSRIWMTQEPVLDPELRANAKRRLRHGTAFLYRLGSSDTFYIMSKNGDLVIAELSLDGYREIGRQNVLEPTNPTGGRSVVWRPPAFANKTMYARNDKKLIAVDISSSSY from the coding sequence ATGAATCGTATTATTCATTTTGCATCTTTTGTTGTTACCCTGACATCTACCTTGGCCGATGACTGGTCGTCCTGGTTAGGTCCTACCGCGGATTCAGTTTTTCATGAAACTGGAACAGTAACCGAGATTCCTGCTGGTGGACTAAAAGCCATTTGGGAGGCACCCGTGCACATGGGGTATTCGGGTCCCTCTGTGGCCGATGGAAAAGTGTTCTTCATGGATTACATCCGTACGGAAGGTGAATTAACCAATCGCGCGAGCTGGAATGATGAGCTTCAGTGCGAAGAACGGGTTGTGGCATTGGATGCTAAAACAGGTAAAGAACTTTGGTCCTTTGCTTATGATCGGCCTTACCACATGTCCTATCCCGGAGGTCCTCGGGCGACTCCGATATATGCAGATGGAAAAGTCTATGCATTGGGTGCGGAAGGAAACCTCAATGTCTTGGATGCTGATACCGGAGCACTCATTTGGATTAAGGACTTTTTTAAGGACTACGGAGCGGAGACACCCCGATGGGGGCATGCTGCTCATCCGCTTATCTACCAAGACCGAGTCATTTGTATTGTCGGAGGTATTGGTAGTACGGCGGTTGCCTTTAATAAAGATTCCGGTGAGCAGATCTGGAGAAAATTATCCGCTGATTCCCAAGGGTATTGTCCTCCTTCAATCGTGAACTATGCAGGAGTCGATCAGTTGATAATATGGCATCCGGAAGGACTTTATAGTCTGAATCCCATTACCGGTCAGTCCTACTGGTCGCAGGATTTACGACCTAAGCTCGGATTAACCGTAGGGGCGCCACGAGTGAATCAGGGTCGGATGTTTGCATCTGGTCAGGGTGGCCCTGCTGCGTTGTTAAAACTATCGGAAGACAAACCAGATGCTGAACTGGTTTGGCTGGGAAATCCAAAGACCGCAATGTATACCCTCAATAACACGCCTGTCTTTGCCGATGATGCCATTTATGGGGTCGATCTTGAGAGCAGCTCTCTCATTGCGGTGGATCCCGAAGATGGAAGTCGAATCTGGATGACTCAGGAGCCGGTACTTGATCCAGAATTAAGGGCCAATGCTAAACGTCGGCTTCGTCACGGAACCGCGTTTCTCTATCGATTGGGCAGCTCTGACACCTTTTATATTATGAGTAAAAACGGGGACCTGGTCATAGCTGAACTATCTTTGGATGGGTACCGAGAAATCGGGAGGCAAAATGTGCTTGAACCTACCAATCCTACTGGGGGTCGTAGTGTAGTCTGGAGACCTCCTGCATTTGCAAATAAAACGATGTACGCAAGGAACGATAAGAAGCTCATTGCCGTCGACATTTCCTCAAGCAGTTATTAA
- a CDS encoding PQQ-like beta-propeller repeat protein, producing MKLTIIIVLCLGFATLSQAADWPKWLGPNGKNVWNEKGVVSSIPDEGLKTLWEFEVGLGYGGPSVAKGKVYLMDYLYASGDINNNPGSIDELKGQERILCIDAASGELIWKYAYDRQYNMSYPSGPRSTPTVVDGKVYALGAEGNLTVLDADNGDLIWKKDFIKEYGAETPVWGFSAHPYVNGDTVYCIVGGEGSVVVAFDKDSGEDKWKALSSTSQGYCPPTIIKHAGLEQLIVWHPEAVNGLDPQTGEVFWTEELKPSWGGSIQVPRKLGNQLFVAGPGAAALYDLKQSGGNPAVEMVWRGNPRNAFYPVNSPVIFDTEAIYGVDSNSSSLTAIDREDGSWLWQSQVPALAEVNKRERHGTAFLVRHRDSDLYFVLSESGDLILAEITTDGYKELGREKILEPTNSTGGRPVVWSHPAFARKAIFARNDKKLVAVDLNSSNYN from the coding sequence ATGAAACTAACAATTATCATTGTCCTTTGCCTTGGGTTTGCGACTCTTTCACAGGCGGCAGATTGGCCCAAGTGGTTGGGTCCAAATGGCAAAAATGTTTGGAATGAGAAAGGCGTTGTTTCATCGATTCCTGATGAGGGGCTCAAGACGCTTTGGGAGTTTGAAGTCGGTCTCGGCTATGGGGGACCCTCGGTCGCCAAGGGTAAGGTCTATCTCATGGATTATCTCTACGCGAGTGGAGACATTAACAATAATCCCGGGAGTATCGATGAATTGAAAGGACAGGAGCGCATTCTCTGTATTGATGCCGCCTCGGGCGAACTGATTTGGAAGTATGCGTATGATCGTCAGTATAATATGTCCTATCCTTCGGGGCCACGCTCTACGCCCACCGTCGTCGATGGCAAAGTATACGCCTTAGGTGCTGAAGGAAATCTAACCGTTCTCGATGCAGATAATGGAGACCTTATCTGGAAGAAGGATTTTATTAAGGAGTACGGAGCGGAAACACCGGTCTGGGGATTTTCTGCTCACCCTTATGTTAATGGTGATACCGTCTACTGCATTGTTGGAGGCGAGGGAAGCGTTGTGGTTGCTTTCGATAAGGATTCGGGTGAAGATAAATGGAAAGCACTATCTTCTACGAGCCAAGGTTACTGTCCGCCCACCATCATCAAGCATGCCGGACTCGAACAGCTTATTGTGTGGCATCCAGAAGCGGTGAATGGGCTCGATCCTCAAACAGGAGAGGTGTTCTGGACCGAAGAATTGAAACCCAGTTGGGGTGGATCCATCCAAGTACCTCGCAAGCTTGGCAATCAACTCTTCGTGGCGGGTCCAGGAGCAGCGGCCCTTTATGACTTGAAACAGAGTGGAGGGAATCCAGCCGTTGAGATGGTTTGGCGGGGTAACCCACGCAATGCGTTTTATCCAGTGAACAGCCCTGTTATTTTTGACACGGAGGCGATTTACGGAGTCGATAGCAACTCCAGTTCATTGACTGCAATTGATCGAGAAGATGGTAGCTGGCTTTGGCAGTCGCAAGTACCCGCCCTTGCCGAAGTGAATAAACGCGAGCGCCATGGAACTGCATTTCTCGTGCGTCATCGTGACTCGGATTTATACTTTGTATTGAGCGAGTCCGGAGATTTGATTTTGGCTGAAATTACAACGGACGGATACAAGGAATTGGGACGTGAAAAGATTCTTGAGCCTACCAATTCAACTGGAGGACGACCCGTGGTATGGAGTCATCCCGCATTCGCTCGCAAAGCCATCTTCGCCCGCAACGATAAGAAACTGGTTGCGGTCGACCTCAATTCTTCGAATTATAACTAA
- a CDS encoding PQQ-like beta-propeller repeat protein has protein sequence MSPSLRISILLVFLGSLIVTHAENWPQFRGGDQTGIISGFEIPTEWDLENNVKWKIPTPGLGWSSPIVWDDKIFLTVSSLEKEEMEKRARGGGQYRTPHGISVKLEIVCLDKETGNVLWRKTSYQGPSNVATHGGSPYSAETPATDGELVYVFFGTMGLFAYTFDGELAWEKDLGIYEMDGEWGTATSPLVHEGILYMQVDSADFSNLIAFEAISGKEIWKLNRNEGPNRSTPIIWRNKLRDELVTQGAITRSYNPKTGDLYWQISMEGGRSSSTPVGDEDRLIIANEKRAAGGFMFSIRAGASGDISLAEGQTSNDGVEWKNPNGNIAMSSPLLYEGNVYAFERRTGMVNCYDAATGDVHYYRKHLRKAREFWSSPWAYNGHIYCIDGKGITHVLESGPMLKEVRLNDLEDQIWATPAITPNSLIIRGANFLYSIENNASTGPLIE, from the coding sequence ATGTCCCCGTCGCTTCGCATATCTATCTTACTCGTCTTTCTTGGTTCCTTAATCGTTACCCATGCTGAGAATTGGCCTCAGTTTCGAGGGGGAGATCAGACTGGAATTATCTCCGGATTCGAGATCCCGACCGAGTGGGATCTTGAGAATAATGTGAAATGGAAAATTCCGACTCCTGGGTTGGGTTGGTCCTCGCCCATCGTCTGGGATGATAAAATTTTCCTCACCGTTTCTTCGCTCGAAAAAGAAGAGATGGAAAAGCGCGCTCGAGGAGGCGGACAATACCGAACTCCGCATGGAATTTCTGTGAAATTAGAGATCGTCTGCCTGGACAAAGAGACAGGAAACGTTTTGTGGAGAAAGACCTCCTATCAAGGCCCATCCAACGTAGCCACTCACGGTGGGAGTCCTTATTCAGCTGAGACTCCGGCAACCGATGGAGAATTAGTTTATGTGTTCTTTGGCACCATGGGGTTATTCGCTTACACCTTTGATGGGGAGTTAGCCTGGGAAAAGGATCTCGGCATTTACGAAATGGATGGCGAGTGGGGAACCGCGACTTCACCTCTTGTTCACGAAGGTATACTTTACATGCAGGTCGACAGTGCAGATTTTTCTAACCTCATTGCATTTGAAGCGATATCAGGAAAGGAAATTTGGAAGCTAAATAGAAACGAAGGCCCTAACCGGAGTACTCCCATTATCTGGCGCAACAAACTACGTGATGAGTTGGTTACGCAAGGGGCCATTACGCGTTCTTACAATCCCAAGACGGGTGATCTTTATTGGCAGATTTCCATGGAAGGTGGACGCAGTAGTTCGACACCCGTGGGAGATGAAGATCGGTTGATTATTGCCAATGAGAAGAGAGCCGCCGGTGGATTCATGTTTTCAATTCGAGCGGGAGCGTCGGGCGACATCTCACTCGCTGAAGGCCAAACGTCCAACGATGGCGTCGAATGGAAAAATCCCAATGGTAACATCGCTATGTCCTCGCCCTTACTTTACGAAGGCAATGTCTATGCCTTTGAACGGCGCACGGGTATGGTGAACTGCTACGATGCAGCTACCGGTGATGTGCATTACTATCGCAAGCATCTGCGTAAAGCGCGTGAGTTTTGGTCTTCGCCATGGGCTTACAATGGCCACATTTATTGCATCGATGGTAAAGGCATTACCCACGTTTTGGAATCAGGCCCCATGCTCAAAGAAGTTAGGCTGAATGATCTAGAAGATCAAATCTGGGCCACCCCGGCTATTACCCCGAATTCCCTCATCATCCGTGGCGCAAACTTCCTCTATTCTATTGAGAATAATGCGAGTACCGGGCCGTTGATTGAGTGA